In a single window of the Debaryomyces hansenii CBS767 chromosome A complete sequence genome:
- a CDS encoding DEHA2A13310p (weakly similar to uniprot|P40535 Saccharomyces cerevisiae YIL036W CST6 Basic leucine zipper transcription factor of the ATF/CREB family): protein MENITNELLVLVTMNYAKDEGYTQVPPNGNQFVVQNISNLDYPIVKDGTNGNVTQIRNSQANIEARTPVQAGASNPMEPEAIGNGDISMSDVNNGGHTVEVPNRSHVFEFHDPFDINSYPITNPPIFDTTMMLPYSTNEGIPRRRRISISNGQIGQIINHEFYLENESPLDDELNATRPVNQAASKDDIVLNDVHTHQRKDPVRTESAGQLPHQPSQLQQKGLVSQPQLKVDLGISPEQQQGSVIKNQVKPETPNIQPGDSIPAAGVPPPNHQLIYNNEVIYNPNNGPIPGTAAWKKERLLERNRLAASKCRQRKKHAQQQLQNNVSQYQKDVDSLKDKLDKYETVFKNFNLILSKHVHKFPDSDLKLLADFKDIDAITDRDLETISKLAGR from the coding sequence ATGGAAAATATTACTAATGAGTTATTAGTATTAGTCACTATGAATTACGCAAAGGATGAAGGTTACACTCAGGTACCTCCAAATGGTAACCAGTTCGTAgtgcaaaatatttcaaatttggaCTATCCTATAGTGAAGGATGGGACTAATGGAAATGTGACGCAAATCCGGAACTCCCAGGCTAACATAGAAGCAAGAACACCAGTTCAAGCAGGAGCATCAAACCCAATGGAACCAGAAGCTATAGGTAACGGGGACATATCGATGTCAGATGTTAATAATGGTGGCCATACTGTGGAGGTGCCAAATAGAAGCCATGTATTTGAATTCCATGATCCATTTGATATTAACTCGTATCCGATAACGAATCCGCCAATTTTTGACACAACTATGATGCTTCCATATTCCACGAACGAGGGTATTCCCAGAAGGAGGAGAATATCTATATCTAACGGGCAGATTGGGCAAATTATCAACCACGAGTTTTACTTGGAAAATGAGAGTCCATtggatgatgaattgaatgcGACCAGACCGGTGAACCAAGCGGCATCCAAAGACGATATTGTATTGAATGACGTTCATACGCACCAGAGAAAGGACCCAGTACGAACAGAATCAGCAGGGCAATTGCCGCATCAGCCATCTCAATTGCAACAGAAGGGTTTGGTGTCTCAGCCACAGTTAAAAGTAGATCTTGGTATACTGCCGGAACAGCAACAAGGATCTGTTATAAAAAATCAAGTGAAGCCTGAGACGCCCAACATACAACCTGGAGATTCGATACCTGCAGCGGGTGTTCCTCCTCCAAACCATCaattaatatacaataatgaagtgATCTACAATCCTAATAATGGGCCAATTCCCGGGACGGCAGCTTGGAAAAAAGAAAGACTATTGGAACGTAACAGACTAGCAGCTTCCAAGTGTAGGCAACGCAAGAAACATGCTCAACAACAGCTCCAGAACAATGTATCACAATACCAGAAAGACGTTGACTCACTCAAAGACAAACTAGATAAATATGAGACagttttcaaaaacttcaaTTTGATACTTTCCAAACATGTCCACAAATTTCCAGACTCGGATCTAAAATTACTAGCAGATTTTAAAGATATAGACGCCATAACTGATAGAGACCTTGAAACAATTTCCAAGCTTGCTGGTAGATGA
- a CDS encoding DEHA2A13376p (weakly similar to uniprot|Q07560 Saccharomyces cerevisiae YDL142C CRD1 Cardiolipin synthase), with protein sequence MTLRLYNYQGIIRSILYARSTNCIRSGFSLPPRHIANSFNSNKLQFHTFSRILHETKKTKLSDLEKSPKPSSKPLPPLEPISPLQPLLRENIYTIPNILTATRIITAPAVGYFLINQQAGLAMSIFVYSCVTDFIDGYIARKYNMKSIIGSILDPMADKLLMTICTVSLSYISSMPLYLACLIIGRDVLLSFMAIYYRYVTLPPPKTFKRLINISIPTVSVHPNLLSKVNTGLQMLYIGSLVLQPAIESIMAENWIEPFHSGLYGFELLVATTTFLSGCTYIFSKKAIKPVR encoded by the coding sequence atgacTTTGCGATTGTATAATTACCAAGGAATCATTAGATCTATATTGTATGCTAGATCAACGAATTGCATAAGATCTGGTTTTTCACTCCCCCCAAGACATATAGCGAATTCATTCAACAGTAATAAACTTCAATTCCATACATTTTCCCGCATACTACATGAGACTAAAAAGACAAAGTTAAGTGATTTAGAGAAGTCACCAAAACCATCATCAAAGCCCTTACCACCATTAGAACCCATAAGTCCACTTCAACCATTATTGCgtgaaaatatttatacgATACCCAACATTTTAACTGCAACTAGAATTATTACTGCTCCTGCTGTAGGGTACTTTCTCATAAATCAACAAGCTGGGCTAGCGATGTCGATTTTTGTATATTCATGCGTAACTGATTTTATTGACGGATATATTGCCAGGAAATATAAcatgaaatcaattattggaTCAATATTAGATCCAATGgctgataaattattaatgacTATATGTACTGTATCATTAAGTTATATTTCGTCCATGCCATTGTACCTTGCATGCTTAATCATTGGAAGAGATGTATTGTTGAGTTTTATGGCAATCTATTACAGATATGTAACTTTACCACCACCGAAAACGTTTAAGAGGcttattaatatttcgATTCCTACAGTTTCTGTTCATCCGAACTTATTATCCAAAGTGAATACAGGATTACAAATGCTCTATATTGGAAGCTTGGTATTGCAACCTGCAATCGAATCAATAATGGCAGAAAATTGGATTGAACCATTTCATTCAGGATTATACGgctttgaattattagtaGCTACAACAACATTTTTAAGTGGTTGCACGTATATTTTCTCAAAGAAGGCGATAAAACCCGTTAGATAA
- a CDS encoding DEHA2A13288p (highly similar to uniprot|P47079 Saccharomyces cerevisiae YJL008C CCT8 Subunit of the cytosolic chaperonin Cct ring complex) has translation MSLKLPQAPNSGLFKQGYQSHTSADGVIIKNIEAVREISSILLTSMGPSGRNKIIINQLGRIFITNDAATMLNELEIVHPAVKILIMASKQQEFEMGDNTNLVIILAGEFLNIAEKLLNLGLNVTEIMQGYNLANKFVMDTLESLVVSNVESITETSELLKVIKPVISAKQYGNEDLISKLVIDAVKIVINPKKPQNFNIDSIRVVKIMGSSLSNSEVVKGMVFPREPEGHIKNIKTKSKVVVFTCPIDISTTETKGTVLLHNAKEMLDFSKGEEQQLDQMCKEISDSGVNVVVAGANIGELALHYFNKHGILVLRVPSKFDLRRICQVCGATPLPRLGAPMPDEMGIVDVIETKEIGGDRVTIFRQDESISRTSTIILRGATQNSLDDIERAIDDGVNAIKGLLKDNRLLPGAGAIEIELIKLITQYGEKTPGLLQLAIKHYAKAFEVIPRVLAETSGLDSSELLSKLYAAHALDDNKGINFGIDIDNDSDDGLLDVKEHGILDLLSAKKSAIDLATDATNTILSIDQIIMAKRAGGPQMPKQPRPGNWDQAD, from the coding sequence ATGTCGCTTAAATTACCTCAAGCCCCAAATTCTGGGTTATTTAAGCAAGGATACCAATCGCACACCAGTGCTGATGGGGTAATcataaaaaatattgaagcAGTTCGAGAAATATCATCGATTTTATTGACATCGATGGGACCAAGTGgtagaaataaaattatcattaatcaattaGGAAGGATTTTTATAACAAATGATGCTGCCACCATGCTCaatgaattagaaattgtaCATCCTGCagtgaaaattttgattatgGCGTCTAAGCAACAAGAGTTTGAGATGGGTGACAATACCAACCTAGTTATCATTTTGGCAGGGGAATTTTTGAACAttgctgaaaaattactcAATTTAGGATTGAATGTGACTGAGATCATGCAAGGGTATAATTTGGCAAATAAGTTTGTCATGGATACATTAGAATCGTTGGTTGTTAGTAACGTTGAGTCGATTACTGAAACCAGCGAATTATTGAAGGTCATCAAGCCTGTCATTTCAGCTAAACAATATGGAaatgaagatttaatttcaaagttgGTCATTGATGCGGTAAAGATTGTCATAAACCCTAAGAAACcacaaaatttcaatatcgatTCTATCAGAGTGGTGAAGATTATGGGTTCCAGTTTATCCAATTCTGAAGTTGTGAAAGGTATGGTTTTCCCAAGAGAACCAGAAGGACATATTAAAAACATCAAAACCAAATCGAAGGTTGTGGTATTCACTTGTCCAATTGATATTTCGACTACTGAAACCAAGGGTACCGTGTTGTTACATAACGCTAAAGAAATGTTAGACTTCAGTAAAGGTGAAGAACAACAATTAGACCAAATGTGTAAGGAGATCTCAGATTCTGGTGTTAATGTTGTTGTAGCTGGTGCAAATATTGGTGAGTTAGCCTTAcattatttcaataagCACGgtattttggttttgagAGTCCCATCGAAATTCGACTTAAGAAGAATCTGTCAAGTATGTGGTGCTACTCCTTTGCCAAGATTAGGTGCTCCAATGCCAGATGAAATGGGTATTGTTGACGTGATCGAGACTAAAGAAATCGGTGGTGATAGAGTTACAATTTTCAGACAAGATGAATCTATTTCAAGAACCTCTACTATTATTCTTAGAGGTGCTACCCAAAATAGtcttgatgatattgaaagagcTATTGATGATGGTGTTAACGCAATCAAGGGTTTATTAAAGGATAATAGGTTATTACCAGGTGCAGGtgctattgaaattgagttgattaaattaattactCAATATGGTGAAAAAACACCAGGTTTATTGCAATTAGCTATTAAGCATTACGCTAAGGCTTTTGAGGTTATCCCAAGAGTCTTAGCTGAGACTTCGGGATTAGATTCCTCTGAATTATTAAGTAAATTGTATGCTGCTCATGCCTTAGACGATAACAAAGGTATAAACTTCggtattgatattgataatgattcagATGATGGATTATTGGATGTTAAAGAACATGGTATActtgatttattatctgCTAAGAAGTCTGCCATCGACTTGGCAACCGACGCAACAAATACAATCTTATCTATcgatcaaattattatggCCAAGAGGGCCGGTGGTCCACAAATGCCTAAACAACCAAGACCTGGTAATTGGGATCAAGCCGATTAA
- a CDS encoding DEHA2A13354p (no similarity) — protein sequence MVNIDLPLAISLIRYKRRMGYVQSIDYIIRNIILKKKIQEPKPNGKELRFVLDLLNIDYSINTNKGFIDSINAGDLVAREYSSREIRELILAFKHLIKWDSSVKNLFLIKLISQILQNIPVSMLRRLRSCRNQNALSWSYIFVELDECLLSTVAFKVREGRSLRLKYEFVVDVYKALFQKMQIMGISLDKFANEFVLNIGKLVILTKTDFNFDNCKPNYTRTINDIVDETFTMRYLKWNRHSVDYKKFRYLMTIIDRRLVKYLILAYLQLVKELSICSPNRKYLLTFLLIFNDIELIQFYQSISWII from the exons ATGGTTAATATTGACTTGCCATTGGCCATATCGTTAATTCGATATAAGAGGAGGATGGGCTATGTCCAATCTATCGATT ATATTATACGTAATATCatcttgaagaagaaaatacaGGAGCCTAAACCAAATGGGAAGGAGCTTAGATTTGTACTAGATTTACTTAATATTGACTACTCGattaatacaaataaaGGGTTTATAGATTCGATAAATGCTGGTGATCTTGTAGCAAGAGAATACTCTTCCAGAGAAATACgagaattgattttggcGTTTAAACATTTGATTAAATGGGACAGCCTGGTTAAGAacttatttttgattaaattgattagtcaaattcttcagaatATTCCAGTCTCGATGCTTCGCAGGTTGAGGTCTTGTCGCAATCAGAATGCTCTTAGCTGGAGttatatatttgttgaattggATGAATGTTTGTTACTGACAGTTGCATTTAAAGTCAGAGAGGGAAGAAGTTTACGACTTAAATATGAGTTTGTTGTTGACGTATATAAGgcattatttcaaaaaatgcaaataatggGGATTTCTCTCGATAAATTTGCCAACGAATTTGTATTGAATATCGGCAAGTTGGTTATTTTAACAAAAACcgattttaattttgataattgcAAGCCAAATTATACTAGGACTATTAATGATATAGTGGATGAAACATTTACTATGAGATATCTAAAGTGGAATCGACATAGCGTTGATTATAAGAAGTTTAGATATTTAATGACTATCATTGATCGTAGATTGGTAAAATATCTAATCTTAGCATACTTACAATTAGTGAAAGAACTTTCTATCTGTAGTCCCAACCGAAAGTATTTGCTAACCTTTTTGTTAATATTTAACGATATTGAGTTGATACAATTTTATCAGTCTATAAGCTGGATTATCTAA
- a CDS encoding DEHA2A13398p (similar to uniprot|P32377 Saccharomyces cerevisiae YNR043W MVD1 Mevalonate pyrophosphate decarboxylase), with protein MTVYTSSATAPVNIATLKYWGKRDKSLNLPTNSSISVTLSQNDLRTLTSVAASEDFKEDKLWLNGKLESLESERTKACLADLRTLRKELESNDSSIPKLSQFGVHIVSENNFPTAAGLASSAAGFAALVVSIAKLYELPQNMSEISKIARKGSGSACRSLFGGYVAWEMGQETNGEDSKAVEVAPLSHWPNMKAAILVVSDDKKDTPSTSGMQTTVATSDLFQWRIKEVVPKRFDDMKDSILRKDFATFGDLTMKDSNSFHAVCLDSTPPIFYLNDTSKKIIKLIHELNKREGKIIAAYTFDAGPNAVIYYEQENESKVLGVIYKYFSKVSGWEKLDTKTLDTTSDIQADPELYKGVSKIILTEVGQGPQGSSESLINDKGLPKAVAN; from the exons ATGACCGTCTATACTTCGTCAGCAACGGCACCGGTAAATATTGCC ACATTAAAGTACTGGGGAAAAAGAGATAAGTCCTTGAACTTACCAACTAACTCGTCAATTTCTGTTACCTTATCGCAAAATGACTTAAGAACATTAACCTCAGTTGCAGCTTCTGAAGATTTCAAGGAAGATAAGTTATGGTTAAATGGAAAATTGGAATCCTTAGAGTCAGAAAGAACTAAAGCTTGTTTAGCCGACTTAAGAACTTTGAgaaaagaattggaatcTAACGATTCGTCTATACCTAAATTGAGTCAATTTGGCGTACATATAGTTTCAGAGAACAATTTCCCTACCGCAGCAGGATTAGCTTCTTCTGCAGCAGGATTTGCTGCTTTGGTTGTTTCTATTGCAAAATTGTACGAATTACCACAAAATATGTCAGAGATCTCTAAAATTGCAAGAAAAGGATCAGGATCAGCATGTCGTTCACTCTTTGGTGGTTATGTTGCATGGGAGATGGGTCAAGAAACCAACGGTGAAGATTCGAAGGCAGTTGAAGTTGCTCCATTGAGCCACTGGCCAAACATGAAGGCTGCAATTTTAGTAGTCAGTGACGATAAGAAAGATACCCCTTCTACTTCAGGTATGCAGACCACAGTTGCTACATCGGATTTATTTCAATGGAGAATTAAAGAAGTCGTTCCAAAAAGATTTGATGACATGAAAGATTCCATTTTACGTAAAGATTTTGCTACTTTCGGTGATTTAACAATGAAAGATTCGAATTCATTCCATGCTGTCTGTTTAGACTCAACTCCTCCAATCTTTTACTTGAATGATACTTCTAAGAAgataattaaattaatccACGAATTAAACAAAAGAGAAGGAAAGATCATCGCTGCTTACACATTCGATGCTGGTCCAAACGCTGTCATCTATtatgaacaagaaaatgaaCTGAAAGTGTTAGGCGTAATTTACAAGTATTTCAGTAAAGTTAGTGGTTGGGAAAAGCTTGATACTAAAACTTTGGATACCACTTCAGATATCCAAGCGGATCCTGAATTATATAAAGGTGTttccaaaattattttaacTGAAGTTGGTCAAGGTCCGCAAGGTTCCTCAGAAAGCttaatcaatgataaaGGCTTACCAAAAGCAGTAGCTAATTAG
- a CDS encoding DEHA2A13332p (similar to CA3855|IPF4645 Candida albicans IPF4645): MDDIKDKYKHFPQYNELRDLLKHANVKSGRLLKALDSYEYQNDNVRFDFIVENQRGTKFFGIPLFSNRTLLPFIDPQTYQSLDGKTISLTYNNINNYPLPDMDWKWSWDKWYLLMANDVDAQGWLYSVIMFNSTHWKGKYSFGNFVRRRIWVRMRHKSST, translated from the coding sequence ATGGACGATATAAAGGATAAATACAAGCATTTTCCTCAATATAATGAGTTAAGGGACTTACTTAAACATGCTAATGTGAAATCGGGACGATTGCTTAAGGCATTGGACAGCTATGAATACCAGAATGATAACGTTCGGTTTGACTTTATCGTTGAAAACCAACGGGGAACCAAGTTTTTTGGAATTCcgttattttcaaatcgGACTTTATTACCGTTTATAGATCCTCAAACGTATCAGCTGTTGGATGGAAAGACGATATCTCTCACGTACAACAACATCAATAACTACCCATTACCCGATATGGATTGGAAATGGTCGTGGGATAAGTGGTATTTGTTGATGGCCAACGATGTGGATGCCCAGGGATGGCTATATTCGGTGATAATGTTTAATAGCACTCATTGGAAGGGGAAGTACCTGTTTGGCAATTTTGTGCGGCGACGGATATGGGTGAGGATGCGACATAAGCTGTCTACGTAA